A window of the Lolium perenne isolate Kyuss_39 chromosome 7, Kyuss_2.0, whole genome shotgun sequence genome harbors these coding sequences:
- the LOC127311889 gene encoding myb family transcription factor IPN2 has translation MFPSSKKPSSTTVSSSLNDRAAAAACVQAGDSGLVLTTDPKPRLRWTVELHDRFVDAVAQLGGPDKATPKTIMRVMGVKGLTLYHLKSHLQKFRLGKQHKEFGDHHSVKEAMEMQRNAASSSGMMGRNMNDRSTHMNEALRMQMEVQRRLHEQLEVQKHLQMRVEAQGKYMQSILEKAYQTLASSDCATWPAAAGYRSLGGTQASAVLDVGGSMSFQDLTLYGGTSSHLDLQHHMEIRPTMAMDSFLAFNESCIGAADRSCSTGKTPMMWGDGDEQAKSGDDLLQMAPSSSMMMDAAGGSDGGMDPIMSLSGDSLGSKGFDGPISSKLEMRASPQQVGSERNLSYG, from the exons ATGTTCCCTTCCTCCAAGAAGCCCAGCAGCACCACGGTGAGCTCGTCACTTAATGATCGGGCTGCCGCCGCAGCGTGCGTGCAAGCCGGCGACTCCGGGCTCGTCCTCACCACAGACCCCAAGCCCCGCCTCCGGTGGACCGTCGAGCTCCATGACCGTTTTGTCGACGCCGTCGCGCAGCTCGGAGGCCCAGACA AGGCTACTCCGAAGACTATCATGAGGGTTATGGGAGTCAAGGGTCTCACGCTCTACCATCTCAAGAGCCATCTTCag AAATTCAGGCTAGGGAAGCAGCACAAAGAATTTGGCGATCATCACTCCGTCAAGGAAG CCATGGAGATGCAACGAAATGCAGCGTCCTCTTCGGGTATGATGGGAAGAAACATGAACGA TCGCAGCACGCACATGAACGAGGCACTAAGGATGCAGATGGAGGTCCAACGAAGGCTCCACGAGCAGCTAGAG GTGCAGAAGCACCTCCAGATGAGGGTGGAGGCCCAGGGGAAGTACATGCAGTCCATCCTAGAGAAAGCCTACCAAACTCTGGCGTCTAGCGACTGCGCCACCTGGCCTGCAGCTGCCGGGTACCGATCTCTGGGCGGCACCCAGGCGTCAGCGGTGCTCGACGTCGGCGGCTCCATGAGCTTCCAGGATCTGACCCTGTACGGTGGGACCTCGAGCCATCTGGACCTGCAGCATCACATGGAGATAAGGCCAACAATGGCCATGGATAGCTTCTTGGCGTTCAATGAGAGCTGCATTGGGGCAGCAGACAGGAGCTGCTCCACTGGGAAGACCCCGATGATGTGGGGCGACGGCGATGAGCAGGCGAAGAGTGGTGATGACCTCCTTCAGATGGCACCATCCTCGTCGATGATGATGGATGCTGCCGGTGGCAGTGATGGCGGAATGGATCCGATCATGTCATTGTCTGGCGACTCCCTGGGTAGTAAGGGCTTTGATGGCCCGATCAGCTCCAAGCTTGAGATGAGGGCGTCTCCACAACAAGTAGGAAGTGAGAGGAACTTGTCCTACGGGTAA